In Cryptococcus decagattii chromosome 11, complete sequence, one DNA window encodes the following:
- a CDS encoding eukaryotic translation initiation factor 3 subunit E: MADYDLTQTLQSTLPNNLPKLSTNMVNYVEQFHAQIENAEPTDFARLRDEATTKYQELQEKAQPVTKVIEDPDAVAKLRSGGDKDRNLDLLRSEYQIDIDQINALYHFGQYQYSLGDYGSAGNLLYHFLILSPSYELNLSAQWGKLASNILNGEWDAALVQVRDLRETIDNPHGTSLAKPLAQLQARTWLLHWSLFVFFNLGENQGCQGLLDMFLSPAYLNTIQTSCPHLLRYLVAAAIISRRAPKPANVRSRDHVKELTRIVETEEYQYTDPITSFLKDVFADFDLTQAQQRLSVAESVVRSDFFLSGFADEFVENARWLISEVICRLHRRIDIGQLSKTLNLSNEEGEKWIVNLIRDSRMGVEAKIDLKENMLHITRPHATPTATLIETTRGLAFRSQAIQFAMQSSVGEPRERGERGNKGGRGRPRTQEVAA, from the exons ATGGCCGATTACGACCTTACACAG ACATTGCAATCTACCCTGCCGAACAACTTGCCAAAGCTCA GCACCAACATGGTCAATTACGTTGAACAATTCCACGCCCAGATTGAAAATGCCGAACCTACCGACTTTGCTAGACTGAGAGATGAGGCTACTACAAAGTACCAGGAGTTGCAGGAGAAGGCTCAGCCAGTGACGAAGGTCATCGAGGACCCGGATGCGGTGGCCAAATTGAGGAGCGGTGGTGACAAGGACAGAAATTTGGACTTGCTGAGATCAGAGTATCAG ATTGACATTGACCAAATCAATGCCCTTTACCACTTTGGTCAATACCAATACTCCCTCGGTGACTATGGCTCTGCCGGGAACCTACTCTACCACTTCCTCattctctctccctcttaCGAGCTCAACCTCTCAGCCCAATGGGGTAAACTCGCCTCCAACATCCTCAACGGTGAATGGGACGCTGCTTTGGTGCAAGTTCGAGACCTCCGCGAAACCATCGACAACCCTCACGGTACCTCTCTTGCCAAGCCTCTCGCTCAGCTCCAAGCCCGAACATGGTTGCTTCACTGGTCTCTATTTGTGTTTTTCAATCTCGGAGAAAACCAGGGCTGCCAGGGTTTGCTCGACATGTTCCTTTCCCCTGCCTATCTTAACACCATCCAAACCTCTTGCCCCCACCTCCTCCGATACCTTGTTGCCGCCGCCATCATCTCCCGCCGAGCTCCCAAACCCGCCAACGTTCGCTCTCGAGACCACGTCAAGGAGCTCACCCGTATCGTCGAGACCGAAGAGTACCAATACACCGACCCCATCACCAGCTTCCTCAAAGATGTGTTTGCCGACTTTGATCTTACCCAGGCTCAACAACGACTGTCAGTCGCCGAGTCCGTTGTTCGTTCAGACTTTTTCTTGTCGGGCTTTGCAGATGAATTCGTGGAGAACGCGAGGTGGTTGATTTCCGAGGTTATTTGCCGTTTACATCGAAGGATTGATATTGGACAATTGTCCAAGACCCTCAACTTATccaatgaagaaggagagaagtGGATCGTCAACCTTATCAGGGACTCTAGGATGGGTGTTGAGGCCAAGATCGACCTCAAGGAG AACATGCTTCACATCACACGGCCCCACGCTACTCCAACCGCCACCCTTATCGAAACTACCCGTGGTCTTGCATTCCGATCTCAAGCAATTCAGTTCGCTATGCAGAGCAGCGTCGGGGAGCCCCGAGAGCGAGGGGAGCGAGGAAACAAgggaggacgaggaaggcCCAGGACTCAGGAAGTTGCGGCTTAG